The Calliopsis andreniformis isolate RMS-2024a chromosome 5, iyCalAndr_principal, whole genome shotgun sequence nucleotide sequence TTCGTTATTTTGCACGCAGACAATCCCAATGAGCCTTACATGTCGCTGGAGCCTTTCTGCCCGTGCGTGGTGTGCGAGTTTAATCCTCGGGATCCTTCCGTCCTCGCCAGTGGTCTTATGACGGGCCAAGTCTGCAACTGGGATCTCAGAACCGGCACAAGTCCTGTTCAATTCTCTCATCTGCAATTCAGCCACAGGTAAGCGTGGCAGAGACACGTTCAGTCATTGCCCCTGCAACGTCAAATATTTCCCTTCTTCTCGCGTTTCACCTGGGTAACGTTCGCCCGAGAACATTTTCAAGCTGTAATATCACAGAATTATTACTCCCCTTTGTTCAGCGCAAAAGTCTTTCAGCTGGGCTTTAACTTCTGTTTGGCTTCAATGTGTGTTTGGCGAAGATTGCCTGGTCGCTCTTTGTTCTAGGTCTTTTCCATGATGATGTAGTTCATGGAAGATTGTAGGACACTTTGGGGAACTAGAGTTGATTTCATACTTGCACATTGATTAGTAGAATTAGCTTTCGAACAAGCTGTTAAGTACGTAGCAAATTTCATTTGATTGATATACATCCAGCTGAGACGAATCTGGCTGCATTGATACTCTCTATCTTGTTCTTACACGGGAGACATTGaataagaaagagagagagagagaaaatgtCGATGCCACTAGAAGCGTTTGAGTTGGTTGTACATATTTCAGAAGGTAAGCTTCAGAACGAACAGAGTTTGATAGTATTGAATATCTGAATGTGTGGAATCAGTGCTTAATTTCTTATCTACGGCTAACAGAACGCCTTGTAATTGGTGTcttgaaattttaaggggttgttctatatgctaaaataaggCGAAATTATGTTTTAGATTTCGTTTCTGAGTTATTCATTGTTGCGAAAATGTGTGAAATACGTCTGAAGTGTGTCTGATGTGATTCTTGTTCTattgatttcgctgtgtctgactcgagacttacgctttgtctgacttggaagttattccagatatatgctcGAGGCATATTCTATTAATTTCGctatgtctgactcgggacatATTCTATTAATTTCGCTATCTCTGACTCAGGGCTtagtctactgatttctctgtatgTGACTTGAAACTTGGTTTATTAGTTTCGTAATGTCTGGTTTTGAACTTATTTTACTGGCTTCGCTATATCGAATGCatgtcgacagtagaataagtcccaagtcagacacatttcacgcgattcTTAGTCGTTTCCTCAatgattaataactctgaaacgaagtatCAAACACATTTTCATCAGTCTTGATTTTCCTTTTATTCTAGCGCGTAGAATTGTCCCATAAACTTTCTGACATCTTACATCGAATCTCCAATACAGGGCGAGTCACACAACTCTATCACCCGAATTTCCTTGTAAACTACttgtatgaaaaaatattttaaacgaaaattaTTTAGTATCAAAAAGAGTAAACCAAACAGGAGCATACTCTCGCTATCAAACAACtttcatttgaaacattttctcaTGCATTTAATAATTCACAAGAAACGTCAGGTAATATAGTTCCGTGACTCACCTTGTGTAAATGTAAAACATACACTCCTACGTTGACTATGGGAATGCTCATAAATCCCAGTAGCAATCAAAGGATTACTGCATTATAAAAAAAACACCTTAACACTATAAACGAATAACACCATTATTCTTCAGAGAATACATAAACGCCGTGAAGTGGATACCAACGAAAAGCAACACAGACTTCTTCTCCACCTCGACGGACGGTCgggcgatgtggtgggacacgcGATGGCTCAGTAAACCGATGGAAGTCCTCATGATGGACCTGGAGAACCCCAACGAGCCAGACATAAACAGAGCTATTGGAATATCGTGCCTGAATTTCGGGCCAATGGTGGGCACCAAGTTCATGTTCGGAATGGACAACGGCATGATCCTGACAGGGTCTAGAAAAGTGAAAACGAACGCTGAGAAACTGGCGCTCAGATTCCCTGCACATTTCGGTCCTGTGGTCTCTGTCGATCGCAACGTCTTCAATCCATCGGTGTTCCTCTCCGTCGGCGACTGGACGGCTCGAGTATGGGCGGAGGATACCAGGGAGGGAAACTTAATTTCCACCATGTACGTTAGTTTTGGTACGCTGCTGGTATCGTACGTGTAGATGTTTGACTTTGACACGCTAACCATGATTGAGTACACCTGATAACTTTGGAAACTGGGGCGGTTTGAAGCTCCTTCCTAGGCGAGGCTGAGCTAAATTGCTGGAGGACTGAATTAATTTAATGGGATGGCAGGTTCGAGTGAACCACTTGCGTCTTCAAAGTGTCTTATCCTATTAATTGCGAACGTCTTGTTTGAAGCAAATGTTTGGAAAAAATCTGATAGAATTTTACTTTATAGGGTAGACTCATGTCGGAGGAAATTATGGTACATTTTTACAGCGTTAGATTTCTGTATTTGAAAGTCAGACTAATCCTATTTTTAATCCTAAGACTacttttttaatactcaataacatCAGAATAATGGAGTTTTTGTTATTGACTAATAAAGCGTGATTTAACACAAATCACATGGTTCTCGAAATAATTTTATCAAGCAGAAATTTGATTGATTGTCGGATAGACGGATTCAGAGTGACCCGTATTTCTTCAAAATATTAGATTCATTACCAGTATTTGTTTAGTAGAAGCAAATATTTAGAAacctgatcaatcttcaatagtaatGATAGATTTCAAACTGTTCCCATTGCGGTTTCTAAGCGACATGCATATGTAGTTTGTTATAGCTGTTCTCGATCCAAAACTTTGTGTAATCTGTTCTGTTTGTTGTTTAACTTTCGCTCAAACATTTAACTAACAAAGACAATGGACTGAATTTCTCATTCGTCGGTGACCTATATATCTAACTATATTCTTCTATGACAAGTCTTCTATTATTTCACTATTTGTTATTTCTAATCATTTTCAATCGATCAATACCTTCAATTATCAGAATAAAATATGACTGTTTAATTCAAAATAACTAGAATCTAGACTTATTTGCAGATTTATGTTACTATTTAATTTAACTAATGCTACAGGGTGTTTCCAaccatgtgggacatttttagaGGGTCTATTCTAGACTTagtgctattttatattgcttACGATGTGATACCTTCCTCAAGACCTATCACTATGTGCTACACATTCATGGAGTCGAAATATTCCAGTGCCTAGTAGGACTTTAGATACGTCTAAAGGTGACATATCATAAATTACCTTCATTGAATCGTTGTATCATCAGGTTCCTGACCGATTATCCAACTGGAGCTTCTTGGAACAAGATAAGGCAATCGGTTTTTTACGTGATCACCTCTGCCGGACGCCTCCTAGCCTGGGACCTTCTTCAGAGCATTCGACAGCCCATTTTCACGTTGCAGCTGTGCGATGAAAGTCTCACCGTGATAGCGCCATACGAAGAAGGGAACTTTTTAGCCATTGGCAATTCCGTCGGGAAGGTGTTCCTCGTCGAATCGACGGAATTCCTCCAATCGTTTGACAGAAAAGACAGAGGTATCTTTTCTGAGGTAAATGAGCGTGAAACAAACCTCTTTTTCTTCCATCATAATGCTTAACAACCGTGTCGAGCACTCTCTTTTTACCCACCTCGTTTCACAATGATTTATTATGATAAACAATGCATCTGTGAATTTCATTTTTGTTTGATGATACCTTCAAACAAAGCGACATATAATATAAAATGTCTTTGTGCATATCTCAATAATTAAAACCAAGGGGTGGTTATATCTTTCATCGACATTACTCAACGTAGAGCTACGTAGAGCTAGACAATATACGTACTCCAAGTTTATTGAAATCAGTGAGGTGTATCTAGCGATgagattcaaatctcaatttcgaAGCTTATCGGGACTGTGCAGATTTGAATTACTTGGAACATGATCCGAAGCTCAAAACTTTTGAAGTTCTTGGTAAGTCTTGATTCTTGTCTTTAAAGTTTCCATACTTTTTGAGAGTCTTGATCGTCTTGGAAATCTTCCAAATCTACCAAGGCTTTCAAGACTTTCAAGACTTTCCAAGTTTCTCAAGTCGAAACGAAAGACTCGAGATTCAAGACTTGTTAAGACTCAGGAATTTCAAGTTTCGCATCATATTCGAGGCAAAAGATTATTTCTGAAGCAATAACGAAATACAAGCATTCATTAACCAGTATCTGGAACGATGTTCGAGGCTAATGAAGGCCGTAGATGTGCGGCTGAAGGAAATCAAATTAACGCAGAAGATCACGGCCGAAGAGGAACAGGAAGCGGCTGTTGCTATTGCAACACGAGCCCAAGGAAGGCAGAGAAAGAAAATGAGAGGCGGGCCTGATATGAGGGATAGGGATCGCGATTCGAAGAACAGCAAAGACCGCATACGAGGCCTCCAAAAAGACAAGAAGAAAGTTCGAGACGAACTTCCAGAGATGATTGACGCTGAACAGAAATATTTCGAGATCGTGGAGAAGGTAATGCATTGAGTTAGAGATCTGTGGAACAGAAACCGACACCGCTGAATCTCTCGTTGATTTTTTATTCTCTCCTTGCAAAAGTTCCATTTTTTCTATCTGAGATATTTTATGGGGAACGTAACATTCTCTATCGTGAATATAGAATTAAATAGAAGAGTTGGGTGAAGGTTGACGAAAAGAATGTTCCTGTTCTTAAGTTCTCTAATTTTAATACAAATCTTCAGAGAGTTTTGAGAAGGAAGAAAGTCTGAAAAGATTTTGATTATTTTTAGTCTGCTCTGAATATTCTGTCAGAAGCAAATACTTTCTACAGGATTATGCAATTAAAAGCACATGTGTCAGAcattcataggtttcataaaAATCAGTGTGTATTAGCTGATGCTACACGTGGCCTCATTTAATACATCCTAATTCTCACTTAAAAACTGTTAGAGACTTTCTTGCTGCTCAGGTCTACCTTTTATTATACACATGTACCTACTACATAGCGACAATCTATCACCAGACGCTCGTGAAGTACGAGGAGGAAGGCGACCCAGACGTCTGTCCAGTGCGCTTTACGTTCGCACCGATGAAGAAGCAAGACCGAAGGCGAAGAAGGTCGATGCAGGCCATAGACGAAGCTCAGGAAACCGCCTCAAAAGACGAGCAGAGAAAGAGCAAAATTAGGAAGAGCCACTCGAGGATGGATTCTACTAAACGGAAGCGAACACTGAAATCGATTTCGCAGCTCGAGAAGCCAATGAAGACAGTAGAATCCTCTTCCCTGCGCTCGTTAATGGAAGACAGCTCAACGAAATTTACCAGCAGGACGGCCATAGGACGAGAGAGAAAGAAGAAGCAGAAGCCAAAGATCAAGTTCTTCTTGCCTACGCCGTGCAAGGGTGAAGTCTGTAGGCCGAAGGTCTGCTGCTGGAGGACCGGAAGAAGGAAGAGAGGGCGAGAGAAAAAGCGAGGAGAAGACGCGAGCACGTTGATGGACAGCGTGCCGATGATGCTATCGAAGCGTCATAAGAAGCGGTACAGTATTCTCAGAGAAATGCTGGAACCGCCTTCCGTACTGCGGTATGAAGTCGAGAGAGCCAAGAGGGAGATCAGGGAAGCTGCGCGCTCGGTTGGCGAGGGGAAGAGATATATCGTCGAGAGAGTATCGGAAAGCAGGTGAGTGGTCGCGGAGAGAATGTGTTTGATTCGAAAGAACAGAGTGTGAGAATCTTATTTCTTCTCGG carries:
- the LOC143178969 gene encoding dynein axonemal intermediate chain 2 — protein: MEVNKVYVKTRAEFGKQCIFDLYGPMMDLEIMPDPTQMNDYLLRSYCHVGVQYAKQLALHEAQTIGTTSRNSGMYHFEGGWPREINPRDEETTLRFRRRIEKDDNWAPKLLPLFEKMEDSILQNGAVNIYQHYFDDMIPTPLASFFFFRSANVYSDPEVPQRPVTNISWSPDSGSRIVVSYCFLKFGRLPDYSNRLYIWQVDNPNEPYMSLEPFCPCVVCEFNPRDPSVLASGLMTGQVCNWDLRTGTSPVQFSHLQFSHREYINAVKWIPTKSNTDFFSTSTDGRAMWWDTRWLSKPMEVLMMDLENPNEPDINRAIGISCLNFGPMVGTKFMFGMDNGMILTGSRKVKTNAEKLALRFPAHFGPVVSVDRNVFNPSVFLSVGDWTARVWAEDTREGNLISTMFLTDYPTGASWNKIRQSVFYVITSAGRLLAWDLLQSIRQPIFTLQLCDESLTVIAPYEEGNFLAIGNSVGKVFLVESTEFLQSFDRKDRGIFSEYLERCSRLMKAVDVRLKEIKLTQKITAEEEQEAAVAIATRAQGRQRKKMRGGPDMRDRDRDSKNSKDRIRGLQKDKKKVRDELPEMIDAEQKYFEIVEKVYLLLYTCTYYIATIYHQTLVKYEEEGDPDVCPVRFTFAPMKKQDRRRRRSMQAIDEAQETASKDEQRKSKIRKSHSRMDSTKRKRTLKSISQLEKPMKTVESSSLRSLMEDSSTKFTSRTAIGRERKKKQKPKIKFFLPTPCKGEVCRPKVCCWRTGRRKRGREKKRGEDASTLMDSVPMMLSKRHKKRYSILREMLEPPSVLRYEVERAKREIREAARSVGEGKRYIVERVSESRRPKRRVQKRRQRKTKADREEDLMEKDSKRKEISDDDKGRKKQIIIDPCSPKKAKHIAEEFSAILGIPMPQMVEEKVDGKEYLEQLEAARSRVYPRISEFQSLE